A stretch of Patescibacteria group bacterium DNA encodes these proteins:
- a CDS encoding glutaredoxin family protein: MKIKLYSTHTCPYCMLEKAWLEANKVTFEVVYVDTNQQEAIDMVQKTGQMGVPVTEIQLEGKEPEYVVGFDQARLSSVLRV, encoded by the coding sequence ATGAAAATAAAGCTCTATTCCACCCATACCTGTCCGTATTGCATGTTGGAAAAAGCGTGGCTGGAAGCCAACAAAGTTACTTTTGAAGTCGTCTATGTGGACACAAACCAGCAGGAGGCGATAGATATGGTCCAAAAAACCGGCCAAATGGGAGTGCCGGTGACGGAAATCCAGCTTGAGGGTAAAGAACCGGAGTATGTTGTCGGTTTCGATCAGGCAAGACTAAGTTCCGTTTTGAGGGTATAA
- a CDS encoding metalloregulator ArsR/SmtB family transcription factor: MKSSVLSALTNPVRLKLISCLSKGSKNVTELIGNCGLSQSAVSQHLEKLRGAGLVKTRRDGKEIYYQLTSKKTAKVSYLLQKYLTEAR, translated from the coding sequence ATGAAATCATCCGTTTTGTCCGCTCTGACAAATCCGGTCAGGCTGAAACTGATTAGTTGCCTTTCCAAGGGTTCAAAGAATGTGACCGAATTAATTGGTAATTGCGGCCTTTCTCAATCAGCAGTCTCCCAGCATCTGGAAAAGCTGCGGGGGGCGGGTTTGGTAAAAACCAGGCGGGACGGAAAAGAGATTTACTACCAATTAACCAGTAAAAAGACGGCTAAGGTTAGTTATTTACTCCAGAAATATTTAACGGAGGCCAGATGA
- a CDS encoding phosphoribosyltransferase translates to MFEDRQDAGQKLAKKLAELDLKDPLIIALPRGGVPVGFEVAKQMRAPLEVLIVRKLGVPGNPEFGFGALASDGTLIVDQNIIDQLDLTGEEIKFVLSREMAELARRQKLYQLPDHSPAVAGREVVLVDDGLATGVSMRAAVQAVLKQNPQKLVVAIPVCSLDATTGIRSQLRPQDEIICLATPLDFSAVGMWYQHFPQTTDEEVINLLNLARKRLEGGRKYGHPGKAGL, encoded by the coding sequence ATGTTTGAGGATCGTCAGGATGCCGGACAGAAACTGGCCAAAAAACTCGCGGAATTAGATTTAAAAGACCCACTGATCATTGCTTTGCCGCGCGGCGGCGTGCCGGTGGGGTTCGAGGTGGCTAAACAGATGAGAGCGCCCCTCGAGGTCCTAATCGTGCGTAAGTTGGGGGTGCCGGGCAATCCGGAGTTTGGTTTTGGGGCGCTGGCGTCAGACGGCACTCTCATAGTTGACCAAAATATCATCGACCAGCTGGACTTAACCGGCGAAGAGATTAAATTTGTCTTGAGTCGAGAGATGGCTGAACTGGCTCGGCGCCAAAAGCTTTACCAATTGCCGGACCATTCTCCGGCTGTAGCCGGGCGGGAAGTCGTTTTGGTGGATGACGGTCTGGCGACCGGGGTTTCGATGCGGGCGGCCGTCCAGGCGGTTTTAAAGCAAAATCCTCAAAAACTGGTGGTAGCGATCCCGGTGTGCAGTCTCGACGCAACAACCGGGATTCGTAGCCAATTGCGGCCTCAGGATGAAATAATTTGCCTGGCGACGCCGCTGGACTTTTCGGCCGTCGGGATGTGGTATCAGCATTTTCCACAGACGACCGACGAAGAAGTCATTAATTTATTAAATTTGGCGCGAAAAAGGCTTGAGGGAGGCAGGAAATATGGACATCCGGGTAAAGCGGGTTTATGA
- a CDS encoding DUF488 family protein → MDIRVKRVYEPPEESDGRRILVDRLWPRGLTKQKAKVDLWLKDLGPSTPLRQWFNHEPAKWDEFQKRYREELKGKKDLLNRIPRDEKVTLIYGARDKLHNEALVLKNFLTKH, encoded by the coding sequence ATGGACATCCGGGTAAAGCGGGTTTATGAACCGCCGGAAGAAAGCGACGGAAGGCGGATCCTTGTGGATCGTTTATGGCCCAGAGGCTTGACTAAACAAAAAGCCAAAGTCGATTTATGGCTTAAGGATCTGGGGCCAAGCACACCGCTTCGGCAATGGTTTAATCACGAGCCGGCCAAATGGGATGAGTTTCAAAAACGCTACCGGGAGGAGCTAAAGGGCAAAAAGGATCTTTTAAACCGGATTCCCAGAGACGAAAAGGTAACTTTGATATACGGCGCCAGAGACAAATTGCATAATGAAGCTTTGGTCCTCAAGAACTTCTTGACAAAACATTAG